TCGGTGGGTTCGCCCCATCGGAAGTTCCGCATCGTCCACGTCGGAGGCACCAACGGGAAGGGCTCCACGGCCTGCCTGATCGCATCCATCCTCACCGAGCACGGGCTCCGGACGGGACTCTACATGTCGCCGCACGTCACGAGCTTCGTTGAGCGGATGTCGATCGACGGCCGGGCCATCGCACCCGAGCGTGTCCTCGACATCGTCGAGCGTCTCAAACCGGCCGCCGACGAGATCGAGGCCACGTTCTTCGAGATAACGACCGCCGCGGCAGCCGTCTACTTTGCGGAAGAGGGGGTCGACATCGTCGTGGCGGAGGTCGGTCTCGGCGGGAGGCTCGACGCGACGAACGCCCTCGAATCGGCTCTGTCGGTCATCACGCGGGTCGCGATCGACCACGCCGACATCCTCGGGAGCGACGTGGCGGCCATCGCCGCAGAGAAGGCCGGGATCATCCGGCAGAGCGGCTCCGTGGTCTGCGGCGCCGAGGGCGACGCCCTCGACGTGGTCCGGGGTGTCGCGGCCGCCAGGAAGGCCCGGTTCATCGATGTCCGCGACGCGTCGAAGCTCTCCGGGATCCAGGTGTCGACGAACGGCAGTTCGTTCGACTTCACGTACGGAGACCGGAGCTACGAAGAGCTCTCGATCTCGATGCTGGGAGGCTTCCAGCTGGAGAACGCGCGTGTCGCGCTCGTGGCCGCGCACGAGCTGGACCGCCTGGGGATCGTCACACTCAACGAGCCCGCGCTCAGGAGAGGGCTTCTCGAGGGAAGCTGTCTGGGCCGCATGCAGATCATCGACCGACGCCCGACCATCGTGGCCGACGTCGCGCACAACCCCGACGGCGCCCACGCACTCATGGTCTCGGTCGGCGAGGTCGTCAAGTACGAGAGGATGATCGTCGTCCTGGGCATCATGGGCGACAAGGACATCAAGGGCTTCGTTG
The sequence above is a segment of the Candidatus Effluviviaceae Genus V sp. genome. Coding sequences within it:
- a CDS encoding bifunctional folylpolyglutamate synthase/dihydrofolate synthase → MDRQEGRAFSSYRACLDWLFARHRFVMKPGLERVERLLSSVGSPHRKFRIVHVGGTNGKGSTACLIASILTEHGLRTGLYMSPHVTSFVERMSIDGRAIAPERVLDIVERLKPAADEIEATFFEITTAAAAVYFAEEGVDIVVAEVGLGGRLDATNALESALSVITRVAIDHADILGSDVAAIAAEKAGIIRQSGSVVCGAEGDALDVVRGVAAARKARFIDVRDASKLSGIQVSTNGSSFDFTYGDRSYEELSISMLGGFQLENARVALVAAHELDRLGIVTLNEPALRRGLLEGSCLGRMQIIDRRPTIVADVAHNPDGAHALMVSVGEVVKYERMIVVLGIMGDKDIKGFVAALVDYVDLVIATAPSADRAADAEELAEAAREVGIEARAVPSPGAAIEQAISEAREGDLVLVTGSHYTVGDVMTSLGVGQTLGA